One segment of Candidatus Fermentibacter sp. DNA contains the following:
- the secD gene encoding protein translocase subunit SecD — protein sequence MKRSALDWRLLSSAALFVISALLIWPTIDWYSMPETQRDRAEASVQPETDNPHFVALLEEMRAEGGEETLSDYREIYERSRGTIKLGLDLQGGMYLSYIIEPVGGLEPSEAIEQALETIRNRVDEFGVSEPSITRQGQDRMVVQLPGIRDPARARSIVERQALLEFKIVAYPNARVSIPSEVPALAEIDALLAAEAAPAVDSAATVPGQVDGDVPASDTTIQPAADSISGTQPEEGFSLPETQPADQAAALPSDSLLSIPEMPAVSGGSFTGLIQGADEYSALSLSISPGDWMIESGEDYDLFMSYVTRADVDSILAARNLLLVTGRETETQSGTFRSLFLVPRDATRGFDQNTGLVREYYALTGASLTDAYIRMGDDQSLSSAPYLILEFDSEGAANWERITGENVEERVSVILDGTMYSVATIRERISGTSTRLSGGFSVEEARDLRLVLKAGSLPARLILAEEQTIGPSMGRQALDRGLIAALAGFAIVALFMIVYYGTGGVIATVGLVLNMLLILATLCFPGPLARLGVSGLGATLTLPGIAGIVLTIGMAVDANVLIFERIREERRSGKSIRPAVEAGFARAFTTILDSNLTTLITALILYRFGTGPVRGFAVTLSIGILASLFCSLVFGRGVFELLLRKKSRTDIGLGRLHFFLGSKIGFVKIRKTAYVISLALILAGVAAFALNGGFRMSIDFTGGLETNVTGPEGMTVEQLRTSLFGAGLEGVQVQQLEDYEGEGNAFVIRTSTMDSEEVNAALVANGCSPMGSEEEGTAYIRQIGPRVGSELRSKATSAVLLSWVAIILYVWYRFQLKWGFASVLALVHDTLITLGFLAFARIEISLTIIAAILTIIGYSINDTIVVFDRIRENRRLRKGRTFEETVDMSVNETLSRTIITSLTTFLAVLALFIFGVGEIADFALTMCLGLVVGTYSSVFVAGMLLVDWKGRRERAQ from the coding sequence ATGAAGCGATCCGCCCTGGACTGGAGGCTGCTGAGTTCAGCCGCCCTCTTCGTCATCTCCGCACTGCTGATATGGCCGACGATCGACTGGTACTCCATGCCCGAGACGCAGCGCGACAGGGCCGAGGCCAGCGTCCAGCCCGAGACGGACAATCCCCACTTCGTCGCCCTCCTCGAGGAGATGAGGGCCGAGGGCGGAGAGGAGACGCTGTCCGACTACCGCGAGATCTACGAGCGCAGCAGGGGCACCATCAAGCTGGGGCTCGACCTGCAGGGCGGCATGTACCTCTCCTACATCATCGAGCCCGTAGGCGGCCTGGAGCCTTCCGAGGCCATAGAGCAGGCGCTCGAGACCATCCGGAACAGGGTGGACGAGTTCGGCGTCTCCGAGCCCTCCATCACCCGCCAGGGCCAGGACAGGATGGTCGTCCAGCTCCCGGGCATAAGGGACCCGGCGCGCGCGCGCTCCATCGTCGAGAGGCAGGCCCTGCTCGAGTTCAAAATCGTGGCCTATCCCAACGCCAGGGTGAGCATCCCCTCCGAGGTCCCCGCCCTGGCCGAGATCGATGCACTCCTGGCAGCCGAGGCCGCCCCGGCGGTCGATTCGGCCGCGACCGTTCCCGGACAGGTGGACGGAGACGTTCCGGCTTCGGACACGACGATCCAGCCCGCGGCGGATTCGATCTCCGGTACTCAGCCCGAAGAGGGCTTCTCCCTGCCCGAGACCCAGCCTGCCGATCAGGCCGCCGCCCTCCCGTCGGACTCCCTCCTCTCCATCCCCGAGATGCCCGCGGTTTCAGGCGGCTCGTTCACCGGGCTCATCCAGGGGGCGGACGAGTATTCCGCGCTCTCGCTCAGCATCTCCCCGGGCGACTGGATGATCGAGTCGGGCGAGGACTACGACCTGTTCATGAGCTACGTGACGAGGGCCGACGTCGATTCCATCCTCGCCGCGAGGAACCTTCTCCTGGTGACCGGTCGCGAGACCGAGACGCAGTCCGGCACCTTCCGCTCGCTCTTCCTCGTCCCGAGGGACGCCACCAGGGGATTCGACCAGAATACCGGCCTCGTGCGCGAGTACTACGCCCTCACGGGCGCCTCGCTCACCGACGCCTACATCAGGATGGGCGACGACCAGTCGCTCAGCAGCGCGCCATACCTCATCCTCGAGTTCGACTCCGAGGGCGCCGCCAACTGGGAGAGGATCACCGGCGAGAACGTCGAGGAAAGGGTCAGCGTCATCCTCGACGGCACGATGTACTCGGTCGCCACGATCCGCGAGCGCATCTCCGGCACCAGCACGAGGCTGTCCGGAGGCTTCTCGGTCGAGGAGGCGCGCGACCTCAGGCTCGTCCTGAAGGCCGGTTCCCTGCCGGCACGGCTGATCCTCGCCGAGGAGCAGACCATCGGCCCGAGCATGGGCAGGCAGGCGCTCGACAGGGGGCTCATCGCGGCCCTCGCAGGGTTCGCGATCGTAGCCTTGTTCATGATCGTCTACTACGGCACGGGCGGCGTGATCGCCACCGTCGGGCTCGTCCTGAACATGCTTCTCATCCTCGCGACGCTCTGCTTCCCCGGCCCACTGGCCCGCCTGGGCGTCTCGGGTCTCGGAGCAACCCTGACGCTGCCCGGCATCGCCGGCATCGTCCTCACGATAGGCATGGCCGTCGATGCCAACGTGCTGATCTTCGAGCGCATCCGCGAGGAGCGGAGGTCGGGCAAGAGCATAAGGCCAGCCGTCGAGGCCGGCTTCGCGCGCGCCTTCACGACGATCCTCGACTCGAACCTGACCACCCTCATCACGGCCCTCATCCTCTACAGGTTCGGCACCGGGCCGGTGCGCGGGTTCGCGGTCACCCTCTCGATCGGTATCCTCGCGAGCCTCTTCTGCTCGCTGGTGTTCGGGCGAGGCGTCTTCGAACTCCTCCTGCGGAAGAAGTCGCGCACCGACATAGGCCTGGGCAGGCTGCACTTCTTCCTGGGCTCGAAGATCGGGTTCGTGAAGATCCGGAAGACGGCCTACGTCATCTCCCTGGCCCTGATCCTCGCAGGAGTGGCGGCATTCGCACTCAACGGCGGGTTCAGGATGTCGATAGACTTCACCGGCGGCCTCGAGACCAACGTAACCGGTCCCGAGGGCATGACGGTCGAGCAGCTCCGGACTTCGCTGTTCGGCGCCGGGCTGGAGGGCGTGCAGGTCCAGCAGCTCGAGGACTACGAGGGCGAGGGCAACGCCTTCGTGATCAGGACCTCCACCATGGATTCCGAGGAGGTCAACGCCGCCCTGGTCGCCAACGGATGCTCCCCGATGGGCAGCGAAGAGGAAGGGACGGCCTACATCCGCCAGATCGGCCCGAGGGTGGGCTCCGAGCTCAGGTCGAAGGCCACCAGCGCCGTGCTCCTGTCGTGGGTCGCGATCATCCTGTACGTCTGGTACAGGTTCCAGCTGAAGTGGGGGTTTGCCTCCGTGCTGGCCCTCGTCCACGACACGCTGATCACCCTGGGCTTCCTGGCCTTCGCCCGGATCGAGATATCGCTCACGATAATAGCGGCGATACTCACCATCATCGGGTACTCGATCAACGACACGATCGTCGTGTTCGACAGGATCAGGGAGAACAGGAGGCTCCGCAAGGGCCGGACCTTCGAGGAGACCGTGGACATGAGCGTCAACGAGACGCTCAGCAGGACGATCATCACATCCCTGACCACGTTCCTCGCCGTGCTCGCCCTGTTCATCTTCGGCGTGGGCGAGATAGCCGACTTCGCCCTGACGATGTGCCTGGGCCTCGTGGTAGGCACCTACTCGTCGGTCTTCGTCGCGGGCATGCTGCTCGTGGACTGGAAGGGCCGCAGGGAGCGAGCCCAGTAG
- a CDS encoding aminotransferase class V-fold PLP-dependent enzyme, translating into MNVYLDNNATTPLDPLVLARMLPFLGERFGNPSSFHSFGSSLMEAIEESRGRVASLIGAPRSAAGRPAVVFTSGGTESDNWALRGSLAATGRRTIVTTPVEHPAVLETARQLEREGFELRVARVTCDGVLDMDSIREAIDPTVAVLSVMAANNETGVLMPIRECAEMAHSVGALFHTDAVQAAGKIPLDAEGDGIDLLSLSAHKIHGPKGVGALYVRPGLDLPAFVHGGHHESGLRAGTYNVPGIAGLGEAARLALEEIGPGTSAILALRDRLENGMKATCPGVSIAGALAPRLPNTTTALFSGVESEAILTLLDMRGISVSSGSACSTGSKDPSHVLRAMNVDRNLANSAVRFSLSRFNTAHEIDYTLEVLADVIDRLRRISPYV; encoded by the coding sequence ATGAACGTCTACCTCGACAACAACGCCACCACACCTCTCGATCCCCTGGTCCTCGCCAGGATGCTGCCCTTCCTGGGCGAGAGGTTCGGGAATCCTTCGAGCTTCCATTCCTTCGGCAGTTCGCTCATGGAGGCCATCGAAGAATCGCGCGGTAGGGTGGCTTCGCTCATCGGCGCGCCAAGGTCTGCCGCGGGCAGGCCGGCGGTGGTCTTCACCAGCGGCGGCACGGAGAGCGACAACTGGGCTCTCAGGGGTTCCCTGGCGGCCACCGGCCGCAGGACGATCGTCACAACCCCCGTCGAGCACCCTGCCGTCCTCGAGACTGCCAGGCAGCTCGAACGCGAAGGCTTCGAGCTCCGCGTCGCGCGCGTCACCTGCGACGGCGTGCTCGACATGGACAGCATCCGGGAGGCCATCGATCCCACGGTTGCAGTCTTGTCCGTCATGGCGGCCAACAACGAGACCGGAGTGCTGATGCCGATCCGGGAATGTGCCGAGATGGCGCATTCCGTCGGGGCGCTATTCCACACCGACGCCGTGCAGGCGGCCGGGAAGATCCCCCTGGACGCGGAAGGCGACGGGATCGACCTGCTGAGCCTGTCCGCCCACAAGATCCACGGACCCAAGGGAGTGGGCGCTCTCTACGTCAGGCCCGGCCTCGATCTGCCCGCATTCGTCCATGGCGGGCACCACGAGTCCGGCCTGCGGGCGGGCACCTACAACGTACCGGGCATCGCCGGCCTGGGGGAGGCGGCCAGGCTCGCCCTGGAGGAGATCGGCCCCGGCACCTCGGCGATCCTGGCCCTGCGCGACCGTCTCGAGAACGGCATGAAGGCAACCTGCCCGGGGGTCAGCATAGCGGGCGCTCTCGCCCCCCGCCTCCCCAACACCACCACGGCGCTCTTCAGCGGCGTCGAGAGCGAAGCCATCCTCACCCTGCTGGACATGAGGGGCATAAGCGTCTCGTCGGGATCGGCCTGCAGCACGGGCAGCAAGGATCCCAGCCATGTCCTGAGGGCGATGAACGTCGACCGGAACCTGGCGAACAGCGCGGTCAGGTTCAGCCTGAGCCGCTTCAACACGGCCCATGAGATCGACTACACGCTCGAGGTGCTCGCGGACGTGATAGACAGACTGAGAAGGATATCGCCCTACGTCTGA